The following is a genomic window from Butyricimonas faecihominis.
AATTGAGCCACAGTCCGTGCTACCCGCAGGTTCTCACTGGAGAATGTCAGATAAGACAAACGTTCCAAAGCTATTTCCTCCGCATGACAGGGACCGGAGATAATTACAATCTGTCCTAGAGGTACCTCGTATTTCTGGTGGAAGAACTCCCCGATAAGTAGATTCTCATCCGGAATCATCCCCTTAATGGCCGAAACGATAATCTTATCTTTCAACGACACTTGCAACCTTGGAGTTACCACGTTTTGTAGGAAAGCACTCGGGATGGCGAACACGATCACATCGGAATTCATGATCACCCAATCCAGATCATCCGAGAACGAGATTTTGTCTATATCAAAATCGACACCACACAAATACCGCGGATTGTGTTTTAATACTTTAAAGGCCTTTATCGATTCAATGTTTCTCATGAACCAATTAATATGCCCGTTATTTTCTGTCAGCATTTTAGCGATAGCGGTAGCCCAACTACCCCCACCAACTACTCCAATCCTTGGTTTTTCAACTATTTCCATGATACCAATAAGTTACAAGTTTACAAGTTACAGGTTACAGGTTTTGTCCTACACGAACTTGTAACCTGCCAACCTGTAACCAGCAACGTTTATTTTAGTTAAACCAGCTTTTTACCTCATCCGGGGATAAAGTCTTCAAGCCTAATTTCATTTTTTTATTTAAACCGCTCAATTCCTGATGCAACTTGTTCGGGTTCTCTACCGCCTTCAAGGTTTCCACGGTCTGGTAACCAGCTTTACGAACCACGGCAACCCAATCAGCCGGGATTCCCAGCTCGATAAATTTCTCGTCAGCATCCACGGTAGCCACTTTCTCCGGTTTCATCTGCGGGAACAACAACACATCCTGTATAGACGGACTATTGGTCAGGAACATACAAAGCCTGTCTATCCCTATACCCATTCCCGAGGTTGGGGGCATACCGTACTCCAAGGCACGCACGAAGTCGTAATCAATAAACATGGCCTCATCATCCCCTCTTTCCTGAAGTGCCAACTGATCTTTGAAACGATTCAACTGATCGATCGGGTCATTCAGCTCAGAGTAAGCGTTAGCAACCTCCTTACCATTCACGAACAACTCGAAACGTTCCGTCAATCCGGGATCTGAACGATGCATCTTAGTCAGCGGAGACATCTCCACCGGGTAATCATAAATAAAGGTCGGCTGTATATAGTGACTTTCACATTTCTCTCCGAAAATTTCGTCAATCAACTTACCCTTACCCATCGTCTCATCCACGTTCAAGCCGATAGACAAACAGAATGCCCGAATCTCATCCTCGCTCTTACCCGTGATGTCAAATCCGGTATATTCTTGAATCGCCTCTGACATTCTCACTCGTTTGAACGGACGTTTGAAATCCACCTCGTTCTCCCCGAAAGGAGCTTTAGTTGTCCCGTTCACGGCCATTGCCGCCGCCTCAATCATTCTCTCCGTGCTATCCATCATCCACAAATAATCCTTGTACGGCACGTACACCTCCATACAAGTAAATTCCGGGTTATGCGTCCGGTCCATTCCCTCGTTACGGAAATTACGGGAAAACTCGAATACTCCATTAAAGCCTCCCACGATCAAACGTTTCAGATACAGCTCGTTCGCAATACGCAAATAGAACGGAATATCCAATGCATTATGATGCGTGATAAACGGACGGGCCGAAGCTCCTCCCGGTATAGCCTGCAGCACAGGAGTCTCCACCTCCAAGCATCCCATTTCCGTATAGAACTGACGGATGGCGTTGATCATTTTCGTACGCTTGATAAACACATCCTTCACCTGCGGGTTCACGATTAAATCCAAGTAACGTTGACGGTATCTTAATTCCGGATCGGTAAAAGCATCAAACACTTTACCATCCTTTTCTTTCACAACCGGTAGCGGACGCAAGGACTTGGACAATATCACCAGTTCTTTCGCATGAACCGAAATCTCCCCCATATTCGTGCGGAACACGAATCCTTTCACGCCCACGATGTCGCCAATATCCATCAACTTTTTGAAAACGGTATTATACATCGTGCAAGCTTCATCCCGACTCACATCATCCCGACTCACGTAGACCTGAATCCTACCTTCGGCATCCTGTAATTCAAAAAATGAAGCCTTACCCATAATCCGCCTGCTCATCATTCGCCCGGCAATTACAACCTCTTGCAATTCCTCCGGTGATTTTTCAAATTTATCCAGAATCTCTTTAGAAAGGTGAGTTACTTTAAATTCCGGTGCCGGATAGGCATCTATTCCCAAATTTTTCAACTCGTTTAAAGAGTTCCGGCGAATAATTTCCTGTTCGCTTAATTCTGCAAGACTCATTTTTATATGCTTTAAAAGGTTATATAAAATCTATTTTATCACCGGGTATACGCCCGCTCTAAATTTTATTCAAAAATTAATGTGCAAAGATAATAAATAAAGTGCAAAGAAGAAAGTAAAAGGGGAGCTCTCCCTCGTTATTTACATTTCCCCTGCTTTTTGTTAAAATTTTATCACCCTAAATTCAATCTTATTTTTATACAACTGAAACACAATCGCATAACCTTATTTAGAACAAACCTGTTAAAAAATATAATCCGTATTCTTTTGAAATCCCAAGGAATTTCTGCTTCTTTGTAGCAGAATAGGAGAAAGAGATAATGAAAAAAAGATGGGTCATCAACACCCCACCCGAGTGGGAAAAAATTGACAAACTATCCAAAGAACTTAACTGCAGTCATGTTATCGCGAACTTGCTTTTGCAACGCGGTGTGGACACTGCAGAAGAGGCCCATGCTTTCTTCAATCCAACCCTCAACATGCTCCATGACCCGTTTTTGATGAAGGATATGGATAAAGCCGTTCTCCGGTTGGAAAAAGCAATCAGCACCGAGGAAAAAGTCATGATTTACGGCGATTACGACGTAGACGGTACCACGGCGGTTGCTTTACTCTATAAATACCTAAAAAATAAATGCGAGTATCCTGAATATTACATCCCGGACAGATACACGGAAGGCTACGGAGTTTCCATCTTGGCTATCGATTATGCGGCTCGCAACGGGATTTCACTCATGATCGTGACTGACTGTGGCGTGAAAGCCGTGGAGAAAGTCCGTTATGCGAAATCCAAAGGCGTGGATGTCATCATCTGTGACCATCACACCCCGGGCGACGAACTTCCGGATGCCGTTGCCGTCCTCGACCCGCAACGGAAAGATTGTCACTACCCCTACCGGTGGTTAAGCGGTTGCGGGGTCAGTTTCAAACTGGCACAGGCATATAGCATGAAACACAACTTGCCGATGGCAGACCTGTACAAATTGTTGGATTTGGTTTGCGTCAGTATTGCCAGTGACATTGTTCCGATCACGGGAGAGAATCGTATCCTCGCCCATTTCGGTTTATTGCAATTAAATAGAAAACCCAGCCTAGGATTAAAAACGATATTAAGTTTTTCCGGAATAGGTAAAGACCTGACAATAAATGACATTGTTTTTCGCATAGGCCCCAAAATCAATGCGGCAGGGCGAGTTGAATCGGGAAACAAATCAGTAGAACTCCTGATAGCCGATGATGAGACCAGAGCCACGGAAGTCGCTGCAAGCATTAACAACTTTAACGACCAACGCAAGAAACTGGATCACGACATCACCGAAGAAGCCCTTGAGTACATCAACCAGTCCCACTACGATCAATCCCAAAAAGCAACCGTACTTTACAACCCGAACTGGCACAAAGGTGTCATCGGGATCGTGGCTTCTCGTCTAACGGAATATTATTACCGACCGACCGTGATCCTGACAGAGTCCAACGGTTTGGCAACCGGATCCGCTCGTTCAGTGGAAGGATTTGACCTGTATTACGCCATTTCACAATGTAGCGAATTCTTGGAAAATTACGGGGGACACAAATACGCGGCAGGACTGACATTAAGGCTTGAAAACATTGAACCTTTCAAGGCTAAATTCCAGAAAATCGTGAGTGAAACGATCACGGAAGAGATGTTGACACCCCAGATCAATATTGATGCCCAAATCAAATTAAACGACATCACCCCGGATCTTTACGCCATGATTCAGAAGTTCGCCCCGTTTGGCCCCAACAACACGATTCCCGTGTTCATGACTGAAAACGTGACGAATTTCATTGGTTCAAAACAAGTGGGACGTAACAACGAACACCTAAAACTGGTGGTCGTGGATGACACGAGAGTCTGCAACGACCGGAGTGGTATAGCTTTCGGCATGGGAGAGGCATTTTCCCGTATCAGTAAAGGTGAATATTTTGATATTTGCTACACCCTTCAAGAAAACGAATTCATGGGGAAAAGCGACATTCAAATGATGATTCGAGATTTAAAATTCAAAGAGGAATAAAACATGCAATCTTTATCTTCCAAACTATTGGAAAAAGCAGTAGAACAATTTGCTTCCCTTCCGGGAATCGGACGCAAAACAGCTTTACGTTACG
Proteins encoded in this region:
- the lysS gene encoding lysine--tRNA ligase translates to MSLAELSEQEIIRRNSLNELKNLGIDAYPAPEFKVTHLSKEILDKFEKSPEELQEVVIAGRMMSRRIMGKASFFELQDAEGRIQVYVSRDDVSRDEACTMYNTVFKKLMDIGDIVGVKGFVFRTNMGEISVHAKELVILSKSLRPLPVVKEKDGKVFDAFTDPELRYRQRYLDLIVNPQVKDVFIKRTKMINAIRQFYTEMGCLEVETPVLQAIPGGASARPFITHHNALDIPFYLRIANELYLKRLIVGGFNGVFEFSRNFRNEGMDRTHNPEFTCMEVYVPYKDYLWMMDSTERMIEAAAMAVNGTTKAPFGENEVDFKRPFKRVRMSEAIQEYTGFDITGKSEDEIRAFCLSIGLNVDETMGKGKLIDEIFGEKCESHYIQPTFIYDYPVEMSPLTKMHRSDPGLTERFELFVNGKEVANAYSELNDPIDQLNRFKDQLALQERGDDEAMFIDYDFVRALEYGMPPTSGMGIGIDRLCMFLTNSPSIQDVLLFPQMKPEKVATVDADEKFIELGIPADWVAVVRKAGYQTVETLKAVENPNKLHQELSGLNKKMKLGLKTLSPDEVKSWFN
- the recJ gene encoding single-stranded-DNA-specific exonuclease RecJ translates to MKKRWVINTPPEWEKIDKLSKELNCSHVIANLLLQRGVDTAEEAHAFFNPTLNMLHDPFLMKDMDKAVLRLEKAISTEEKVMIYGDYDVDGTTAVALLYKYLKNKCEYPEYYIPDRYTEGYGVSILAIDYAARNGISLMIVTDCGVKAVEKVRYAKSKGVDVIICDHHTPGDELPDAVAVLDPQRKDCHYPYRWLSGCGVSFKLAQAYSMKHNLPMADLYKLLDLVCVSIASDIVPITGENRILAHFGLLQLNRKPSLGLKTILSFSGIGKDLTINDIVFRIGPKINAAGRVESGNKSVELLIADDETRATEVAASINNFNDQRKKLDHDITEEALEYINQSHYDQSQKATVLYNPNWHKGVIGIVASRLTEYYYRPTVILTESNGLATGSARSVEGFDLYYAISQCSEFLENYGGHKYAAGLTLRLENIEPFKAKFQKIVSETITEEMLTPQINIDAQIKLNDITPDLYAMIQKFAPFGPNNTIPVFMTENVTNFIGSKQVGRNNEHLKLVVVDDTRVCNDRSGIAFGMGEAFSRISKGEYFDICYTLQENEFMGKSDIQMMIRDLKFKEE
- a CDS encoding NAD(P)H-dependent glycerol-3-phosphate dehydrogenase; this translates as MEIVEKPRIGVVGGGSWATAIAKMLTENNGHINWFMRNIESIKAFKVLKHNPRYLCGVDFDIDKISFSDDLDWVIMNSDVIVFAIPSAFLQNVVTPRLQVSLKDKIIVSAIKGMIPDENLLIGEFFHQKYEVPLGQIVIISGPCHAEEIALERLSYLTFSSENLRVARTVAQLFECFYVKTTISDDIYGAEYAAVLKNVFAIASGICHGLRYGDNFQAVLVANAIQEMERFVNAVHPIQRDIKFSAYLGDLLVTAYSQFSRNRTFGTMIGKGYSVKSAQMEMLMIAEGYFGVKGIHEINQQYKVHMPITEAVYNILYERISPTMEIRLLTDELR